One window of Novosphingobium sp. 9U genomic DNA carries:
- a CDS encoding septal ring lytic transglycosylase RlpA family protein → MTANRKPLSARAKLAPKVALHAALALPFAGVLLAAGASVPALAEQPIALMAPTAAPFAAIAASGTLVEQAPLTAPQKDVEPTYQKVGSGMASYYGRELAGNRTASGERFNPSALTAAHRTLPLGSMVRVTNPRTGDSVIVRINDRGPFHSNRLIDLSEAAARQIGIRAAGSGVVELSVAD, encoded by the coding sequence ATGACAGCCAACAGGAAGCCGCTTTCGGCGCGCGCGAAGCTTGCGCCCAAAGTCGCCCTCCACGCCGCGCTGGCGCTGCCTTTCGCGGGCGTATTGTTGGCAGCGGGTGCTTCGGTACCGGCGTTGGCCGAGCAGCCGATCGCCCTGATGGCACCCACGGCGGCGCCGTTTGCGGCGATCGCAGCTTCGGGAACGCTGGTAGAACAGGCTCCGCTCACCGCGCCTCAGAAAGACGTCGAGCCCACCTACCAGAAAGTAGGCTCCGGCATGGCAAGCTACTACGGTCGCGAACTTGCCGGCAATCGCACTGCCAGTGGCGAACGGTTTAATCCATCAGCCCTCACGGCGGCTCATCGTACGCTGCCGCTCGGCAGCATGGTTCGCGTGACAAACCCGCGTACAGGCGATTCAGTGATCGTGCGCATCAACGATCGTGGCCCGTTCCACAGCAATCGTCTCATCGATCTATCCGAGGCTGCTGCCCGTCAGATCGGCATCCGCGCTGCCGGTAGCGGTGTCGTCGAGCTTTCCGTCGCGGACTGA
- a CDS encoding 3TM-type holin has translation MSYIHRLLGTARRCAQCRAITSLAALNEPAPVQAVSADRQAPETYAARARPTFLYVMYAMILWSVPIGLVAAVSPGTARQIADGMTRYLAALPEPLYALFGTGYLGYATLRQWGKSKGLER, from the coding sequence ATGTCCTACATCCACCGTCTTCTTGGTACCGCCAGGCGGTGCGCGCAGTGCCGTGCGATCACTTCGCTGGCTGCCCTGAACGAACCTGCGCCAGTGCAAGCGGTCTCAGCCGATCGTCAAGCGCCCGAGACTTACGCAGCGCGAGCGCGTCCCACGTTTCTCTATGTCATGTACGCGATGATTCTCTGGTCCGTGCCTATCGGGCTGGTGGCGGCCGTCAGTCCGGGTACGGCACGGCAGATCGCCGACGGGATGACGCGCTACCTCGCCGCCCTGCCCGAACCCTTGTACGCGCTCTTCGGTACCGGTTACCTCGGCTATGCGACGCTGCGTCAGTGGGGCAAGTCAAAAGGCCTCGAACGCTGA
- the aroQ gene encoding type II 3-dehydroquinate dehydratase: MTLSQKLVLVLNGPNLNLLGTREPGIYGSATLDDIASALVERGKALALVVESRQSNHEGALVDWLHEAQSRGASAVILNAGAYTHTSVALLDAIRAIDVPVIEVHLSNPHAREDFRHTSWIALAAKGTIAGFGADSYLLALEAAARL, encoded by the coding sequence ATGACGTTGTCGCAGAAACTGGTGCTGGTTCTTAACGGACCGAATCTGAACCTGCTCGGCACGCGCGAGCCCGGGATCTACGGCTCGGCAACCCTCGATGACATCGCATCGGCCTTGGTCGAGCGCGGCAAGGCGCTGGCCCTTGTGGTCGAGAGCCGACAGTCGAACCATGAAGGCGCTTTGGTAGACTGGCTGCACGAAGCACAGTCGCGGGGCGCAAGTGCGGTGATCCTGAATGCCGGCGCGTACACGCACACCTCGGTGGCGCTGCTCGACGCGATCCGAGCCATCGACGTACCGGTCATCGAGGTGCACTTGTCCAACCCACACGCGCGCGAAGATTTTCGCCACACCTCATGGATCGCACTGGCCGCGAAGGGCACGATCGCCGGCTTCGGCGCGGACAGTTACCTGCTGGCACTGGAAGCCGCGGCGCGACTGTAG
- a CDS encoding Lrp/AsnC family transcriptional regulator — MINLDDIDRRLLSELQDEGRITNVELAHRVGLTAPPCLRRVRSLEEAGVIQGYHADLDASKLGFTITVFALVSLKSQAEEALRAFEEHMRDLPEVRECHMLNGEIDFIIKIVSRDLQSFQEFLTSKLTPAPNVASVKTSLTIRTAKSLPGVPLE; from the coding sequence ATGATCAATCTCGACGACATCGATCGCCGACTCCTCTCCGAGCTCCAGGATGAGGGCCGGATTACCAATGTCGAGCTCGCGCACCGCGTGGGCCTGACGGCTCCGCCGTGCCTGCGCCGCGTGCGCAGCCTTGAGGAGGCGGGCGTCATCCAGGGGTATCACGCCGACCTCGACGCCTCAAAGCTAGGGTTCACGATCACGGTCTTCGCGCTCGTCAGCCTAAAGAGCCAGGCCGAGGAAGCGTTGCGCGCGTTCGAAGAACATATGCGCGATTTGCCCGAAGTGCGCGAGTGCCACATGCTGAACGGCGAGATCGATTTCATCATCAAGATCGTCAGCCGCGACCTGCAGAGCTTCCAGGAGTTCCTGACGTCCAAGCTGACGCCGGCGCCCAACGTGGCCAGCGTGAAGACATCGCTGACGATCCGCACTGCCAAGAGCCTGCCGGGCGTTCCATTAGAGTAA
- a CDS encoding HAMP domain-containing sensor histidine kinase, which translates to MHFDDRLATVLQMPIHGPAMARIQFRQLLDLLAQDEQRAEHSEALDAAFARLEELSGEIAASERAAILREPMMRIANPELVGHLATAEPEVATAAIAAAELSDADWLDIIPALPVAARGILRHRAGFSLAVLTLLDRLGIQDRGLPSADVSIPERSRPELVVLEGGAAGLARAPMPEQPDGAGIGAIVRRIEEFRKARASDGSADANQQSLESVAPTRATVLAADFATDPRGRIDWAEGALGSSLVGTMLGGLDADAADLGSAIRLRQPLRNVVVTLFGAPDLAGEWRLDALPQFAASGGAFVGYAGRLRRSARVGETGRANEGDSMRQVLHELRTPANAIQIAAEIIQQQLYGPAPHEYRALAASIAGDTAQILAGFDELDRLVKLENGSQVPAAGECDLSVIVEETVARLQAWTAPHGSGFVLPDAAPSLTIGIEEDEIARLVWRVLAGLAGLTAPGEHLQLELAREGTHATLAVRMPDAMIERLDAAAISGQPVEGARSLSSGMFGIGFTLRLAAAEAAAAGGALRRVAGAFHLSLPGLTPAAVRHTHR; encoded by the coding sequence ATGCACTTCGACGATCGCCTGGCTACCGTGCTGCAGATGCCCATCCATGGGCCTGCGATGGCGCGCATACAGTTCCGGCAACTGCTCGATCTGCTCGCGCAGGACGAACAGCGCGCAGAGCACAGCGAAGCGCTCGACGCGGCGTTCGCGCGGCTGGAGGAACTCAGCGGCGAGATCGCGGCGAGCGAACGCGCCGCAATCCTGCGTGAGCCGATGATGCGCATCGCCAATCCGGAACTCGTCGGGCACTTGGCCACCGCAGAGCCGGAAGTCGCCACCGCCGCCATCGCAGCGGCCGAGCTGTCCGACGCTGATTGGCTGGACATCATCCCTGCGCTGCCGGTGGCTGCACGCGGCATCCTGCGCCACCGTGCCGGCTTCAGCCTTGCCGTGCTCACGCTGCTCGACCGGCTCGGCATCCAGGATCGCGGGCTCCCTTCCGCAGACGTCTCCATCCCGGAGCGGTCACGCCCCGAACTCGTAGTGCTCGAAGGCGGCGCCGCCGGTCTTGCCCGCGCGCCCATGCCCGAGCAGCCGGACGGCGCAGGGATCGGCGCCATCGTCCGCCGCATCGAGGAATTCCGCAAGGCACGCGCGTCGGATGGCAGCGCCGATGCCAATCAGCAGTCTCTGGAGAGCGTCGCCCCTACCCGCGCGACCGTTCTGGCGGCGGACTTCGCGACCGACCCCAGGGGCCGGATCGACTGGGCCGAAGGCGCGTTGGGTTCGTCGCTCGTAGGCACGATGCTCGGGGGTTTGGACGCCGACGCGGCCGACCTTGGCTCGGCCATCAGGCTGCGCCAACCGCTTCGTAACGTGGTCGTGACCTTGTTCGGAGCGCCTGATCTTGCCGGTGAGTGGCGGCTGGATGCGCTGCCGCAGTTCGCGGCGTCGGGTGGCGCCTTCGTGGGCTATGCGGGTCGGCTGCGTCGATCGGCTCGCGTCGGGGAGACCGGGCGCGCCAACGAGGGCGACAGCATGCGCCAGGTGCTGCATGAGCTACGCACGCCGGCGAACGCCATCCAGATCGCGGCCGAGATCATCCAGCAGCAGCTTTATGGCCCTGCCCCGCACGAGTACCGCGCACTCGCAGCGTCGATCGCGGGAGATACCGCGCAGATCCTCGCCGGATTCGATGAGCTCGACCGCCTGGTAAAGCTGGAGAATGGCAGCCAGGTTCCTGCTGCAGGAGAGTGTGACCTCTCCGTGATCGTCGAGGAGACGGTGGCGCGGCTGCAGGCCTGGACGGCGCCGCATGGCAGCGGCTTTGTGCTGCCGGACGCCGCTCCGTCGCTGACGATCGGCATCGAAGAGGACGAGATCGCGCGCCTCGTATGGCGCGTGCTCGCGGGCCTCGCTGGACTGACGGCGCCTGGCGAACACCTCCAGCTCGAACTCGCTCGCGAGGGCACTCACGCCACGCTGGCGGTCCGGATGCCCGACGCCATGATCGAGCGTCTGGATGCAGCTGCGATCAGCGGGCAGCCGGTCGAGGGCGCCCGCTCGCTGTCCTCGGGCATGTTCGGCATCGGCTTCACCTTGCGCCTGGCCGCGGCAGAGGCGGCGGCCGCAGGCGGTGCATTACGGCGTGTTGCTGGCGCCTTTCATCTCAGCCTTCCCGGGTTGACCCCCGCCGCGGTACGCCATACCCACAGGTGA
- a CDS encoding polysaccharide deacetylase family protein: protein MPGPNILDRPAPPDFVQFGADFGQRFLVTVDTEEEFDWDQPIQRDRHTLDTIPALRTFQDFCENFGVVPVYLVDYPIANSHQAVEAIGEAVTAGRAEVGVQLHPWVSPPFEEEVTEINSYAGNLPFELERTKFRILRDTIESRFGKAPLIYRAGRYGLGPRTAEILAENGLTIDTSVRARFDYSGTGGPNYRDHPLRPYWIDRASNLMELPLTTVFWGPLRQLGGAIYPQMWRAPSARGMLSKAGLLERIPLTPEGVTAEEAIRGIDVAIDDGLPVLVLSFHSPSLATGYTPYVRNAADLETLYGWWRQVFAHLARRGVQPTSVADIMARVALA, encoded by the coding sequence TTGCCAGGCCCGAACATCCTCGACCGACCTGCACCACCGGATTTCGTCCAGTTTGGCGCAGACTTCGGTCAGCGCTTCCTCGTCACGGTCGACACCGAGGAGGAGTTCGACTGGGACCAGCCCATCCAGCGCGACCGCCATACCCTAGACACCATCCCGGCGCTGCGCACCTTCCAGGATTTCTGCGAGAACTTCGGCGTCGTTCCCGTCTACCTCGTCGACTACCCCATCGCGAACTCGCACCAGGCAGTGGAGGCTATCGGTGAGGCTGTCACTGCCGGACGCGCCGAAGTGGGCGTGCAGCTTCACCCCTGGGTCAGCCCTCCCTTCGAAGAGGAGGTGACCGAGATCAACAGCTACGCCGGCAATCTGCCGTTCGAGCTGGAACGCACAAAGTTCCGGATTCTGCGCGACACGATCGAGAGCCGCTTCGGCAAGGCTCCGCTCATATACCGCGCCGGCCGCTATGGCCTGGGCCCGCGTACGGCCGAGATCCTGGCCGAGAACGGACTGACGATCGACACCTCGGTGCGCGCCCGCTTCGATTACAGCGGCACCGGCGGGCCCAACTATCGCGACCATCCCTTGCGGCCCTATTGGATCGATCGGGCCAGCAACCTGATGGAATTGCCGCTGACGACGGTGTTCTGGGGCCCGCTGCGGCAACTCGGCGGCGCAATCTACCCGCAGATGTGGCGTGCGCCGTCGGCCCGCGGCATGCTGTCGAAGGCGGGCCTGCTGGAGCGCATCCCTCTCACCCCGGAAGGCGTGACCGCAGAGGAGGCGATCCGCGGCATCGACGTGGCGATCGACGACGGCCTGCCGGTGCTGGTGCTCTCGTTCCACAGCCCCTCGCTGGCGACCGGGTACACGCCCTATGTGCGCAATGCGGCGGACTTGGAGACGCTCTATGGCTGGTGGCGCCAGGTCTTCGCCCATCTTGCCCGGCGTGGGGTCCAGCCGACCAGCGTTGCCGACATCATGGCGCGCGTCGCGCTTGCCTAG
- a CDS encoding response regulator, with translation MPAQQGYDKRYILYYVLPALLALCFIGDVNSPLGRAVWVTYLIPTVLAFLAVHRITPLAVALAGIALSMVGLVYAPAGVDPSISVFNRTVGGIVNLTISAIGMTFITYRMANRRLAWLREAEVDLAKATAGDVTLAQVGQATLACLAERFGASVAVIYVRDAVTFRRTASYGVPDNAAIPDELGENDGLLGEAIRTGQSRIIEDVPTGYLAFGTALGSAPPRTLVIGTTATDGVVNSVIELGFADKRGHVAEAPEFLRLVSSSLSVTLRSAKYRSRLQALLAETQQQAEELQTQSEELQATNDELEAQSKLLLASQAQLEDQQAELEQSNAQLEEQTVSLEAQRDELTRAQASLKAQASELEQASRYKSEFLANMSHELRTPLNSLLIMARLLADNRPGTLNAEQIRFAETIETSGNDLLTLINDVLDISKIEAGRLELEPQAVPIDAITRKLQAGFAPFAEKKGLTFRIAKAPDAPVEVETDSLRLEQVLRNFLSNAIKFTERGEVAVEIAAAAGGRIRFTVRDSGPGIAPEQHGAIFEAFRQADGGIARKFGGTGLGLSIARELAQLLGGEISLESEPGKGSAFTVELPLTFEPGHTVTPGGLEAAIRRPAPSASSSSGSSAVPSRQRTAPAVLDDRETLTGDSRLILVVEDDPAFARILFDLAHELGFKCLIAGTADEGALLARQYVPHAVILDMHLPDHTGLSVLDRIKRDTRTRHIPVHVVSADEDNRAALESGAVGYLFKPVSRDSLMDMLEGLETRMDQRLRRVLVIEDDPKQAESIHHLLASRDVETVEVHTAAECLSKLGSETFDCMVLDLNLPDMPGLDLLERLSGDESLGFPPVIVYTGRDLSSEEEMRLRRYSKSIIVKGAKSPERLLDEVTLFLHQVVSELPDEQQKLLAKSLGRDAALEGRQVLVVEDDIRNVYALTSVLEPHGVQVRIARNGLEALSELARAADGDGRPVDLVLMDVMMPEMDGLTCMREIRKDQQWSDLPIIALTAKAMERDHQECLEAGANDYLAKPLDVDKLLSLVRVWMPR, from the coding sequence ATGCCGGCCCAGCAAGGCTACGATAAGCGTTACATCCTGTACTACGTCTTGCCCGCATTGCTGGCGTTGTGTTTCATCGGCGACGTAAATTCGCCGCTTGGGCGCGCGGTGTGGGTCACGTATCTGATCCCCACGGTGCTGGCGTTCCTGGCGGTGCACCGGATCACCCCCTTGGCCGTGGCGCTGGCCGGCATTGCCCTGTCCATGGTCGGACTGGTCTATGCGCCGGCAGGCGTCGACCCGAGTATCTCGGTCTTCAATCGCACCGTCGGTGGCATCGTCAACCTGACGATCTCCGCCATCGGCATGACGTTCATCACCTACCGCATGGCCAATCGCCGACTCGCTTGGCTGCGCGAGGCGGAGGTCGATCTCGCCAAGGCGACCGCCGGTGATGTGACGCTTGCGCAAGTGGGCCAGGCAACCCTGGCGTGTCTGGCCGAGCGCTTCGGCGCGTCGGTCGCGGTGATCTACGTGCGTGATGCCGTCACCTTCCGCCGCACCGCGTCCTATGGCGTACCCGACAATGCCGCGATCCCCGATGAACTGGGCGAGAACGACGGCTTGCTCGGCGAGGCGATCCGCACGGGGCAAAGCCGCATTATCGAGGACGTGCCGACCGGTTACCTCGCCTTCGGAACCGCCCTCGGCAGCGCACCGCCCCGCACGCTGGTGATCGGCACCACGGCGACCGACGGTGTGGTCAATTCGGTGATCGAGCTGGGCTTTGCGGACAAGCGCGGCCATGTCGCGGAGGCGCCCGAGTTCCTGCGGCTCGTGTCCTCCTCGCTGTCGGTGACGCTCCGCTCGGCCAAGTACCGCTCCCGGCTCCAGGCGCTCTTGGCCGAGACGCAGCAGCAGGCGGAAGAGCTGCAGACGCAGAGCGAAGAGCTGCAGGCCACCAACGACGAACTGGAAGCACAAAGCAAGTTGCTGCTTGCCTCTCAGGCGCAGCTGGAAGACCAGCAGGCCGAGCTGGAACAGAGCAATGCGCAGCTGGAGGAGCAGACGGTATCGCTCGAAGCCCAGCGCGACGAACTGACTCGCGCGCAGGCCTCGCTCAAGGCGCAGGCCAGCGAGCTGGAGCAGGCGAGCCGCTACAAGTCCGAATTCCTGGCCAACATGAGCCATGAACTACGCACGCCGCTCAATTCACTGCTGATCATGGCGCGCCTGCTCGCCGACAATCGCCCCGGCACTTTAAATGCCGAACAGATTCGCTTCGCCGAGACAATCGAGACATCCGGCAACGATCTGCTGACGCTGATCAACGACGTGCTCGACATTTCCAAGATCGAAGCCGGCCGCCTCGAACTGGAGCCGCAGGCGGTGCCAATCGATGCCATCACCCGCAAGCTGCAAGCCGGCTTCGCGCCTTTCGCCGAGAAGAAGGGCCTCACCTTCCGCATCGCCAAGGCGCCCGATGCACCTGTTGAAGTCGAGACTGATTCGCTGCGGCTGGAGCAGGTGCTTCGCAACTTCCTCTCCAATGCGATCAAGTTTACCGAGCGTGGTGAGGTCGCGGTGGAGATCGCGGCTGCGGCGGGCGGCCGCATCCGCTTCACCGTGCGCGACAGCGGCCCCGGCATCGCTCCCGAGCAGCACGGTGCGATCTTCGAGGCGTTCCGCCAAGCCGATGGCGGCATTGCTCGCAAGTTTGGCGGCACAGGCCTTGGATTGTCGATCGCGCGCGAACTGGCGCAGCTGCTCGGCGGCGAAATCAGCCTCGAAAGCGAGCCGGGCAAAGGCAGCGCCTTCACGGTCGAGTTGCCGCTGACATTCGAGCCCGGCCACACCGTCACGCCGGGTGGGCTTGAGGCGGCCATCCGGCGGCCGGCTCCCTCTGCCAGCTCATCATCCGGCTCGTCGGCGGTACCGTCTCGCCAGCGCACCGCACCCGCCGTGCTCGACGATCGCGAAACACTCACCGGCGATTCGCGCCTGATCCTGGTGGTGGAGGACGATCCCGCCTTCGCGCGCATCCTGTTCGACCTTGCGCATGAACTCGGCTTCAAGTGCCTGATCGCCGGCACCGCCGACGAGGGCGCCCTGCTCGCGCGGCAATACGTGCCGCACGCCGTGATCCTCGACATGCACTTGCCCGATCACACCGGTTTGTCGGTGCTCGACCGCATCAAGCGCGACACCCGCACACGGCACATCCCAGTGCACGTCGTCTCGGCGGACGAGGACAACCGCGCCGCGCTCGAGAGCGGGGCGGTGGGCTACTTGTTCAAGCCGGTTAGTCGCGATTCGTTGATGGACATGCTGGAAGGCCTGGAAACGCGGATGGACCAGCGCCTTCGCCGCGTGCTGGTGATCGAGGACGACCCCAAGCAGGCCGAGAGCATCCACCACCTGCTCGCCTCGCGCGACGTCGAGACGGTCGAGGTGCACACCGCCGCAGAGTGCCTTAGCAAGCTGGGCAGCGAGACGTTCGACTGCATGGTCCTCGACCTCAATCTGCCCGACATGCCCGGCCTCGACTTGCTGGAGCGTCTTTCCGGTGACGAGAGCCTCGGCTTCCCGCCGGTCATCGTCTACACTGGCCGCGATCTCTCCTCCGAGGAGGAGATGCGCCTGCGCCGATACTCCAAGTCCATCATCGTCAAGGGCGCCAAGAGCCCGGAGCGCCTGCTGGACGAGGTGACGCTGTTCCTCCACCAGGTTGTGTCGGAACTGCCGGACGAACAGCAGAAGTTGCTCGCCAAGTCGCTCGGTCGCGACGCCGCACTGGAGGGCCGCCAGGTGCTGGTGGTCGAAGATGACATCCGCAACGTCTATGCGCTCACCAGCGTGCTGGAGCCGCATGGCGTGCAGGTCCGGATCGCGCGCAACGGGCTTGAGGCGCTGTCCGAACTCGCGCGCGCTGCGGATGGCGATGGGCGTCCCGTGGACCTCGTGCTGATGGACGTGATGATGCCCGAGATGGACGGGCTCACTTGCATGCGCGAGATTCGCAAGGACCAGCAATGGTCGGATCTGCCGATCATCGCGCTCACCGCCAAGGCCATGGAGCGCGATCACCAGGAGTGCCTGGAAGCGGGCGCGAACGACTACCTCGCCAAGCCGCTCGACGTGGACAAGTTGCTCAGCCTCGTGCGCGTCTGGATGCCCCGGTGA
- a CDS encoding protein-glutamate O-methyltransferase CheR — MSGVRVPEPVEDIELDLLVEAIWRRYQYDFRDYSRASLHRRLERAQGHFGCTSFSELQHRVLRDPASLNALLGFLTIQVSDLFRDPEYFRMIREQVVPHLRTWPSIKVWIAGCANGEEFYSLAILFREEGLAERTLFYCTDINTAALQKAEAGIFEIDRLPGFSRNYREAGGRGSLSDYYTAAFGAARFDPTLRKRAVFADHNLASDAVFSEVQLVSSRNVLIYFDRPLQDRALGLFAQSLTQGGFLGLGSKETIHFSRHAELFSDFAPGEKIYRRNTLPAREPALAE, encoded by the coding sequence ATGAGCGGAGTGCGCGTGCCCGAACCGGTGGAGGACATCGAACTCGACCTGCTGGTCGAGGCGATCTGGCGTCGGTACCAGTACGATTTCCGCGACTACTCGCGCGCATCGCTTCATCGTCGGCTTGAGCGGGCGCAGGGGCATTTCGGCTGCACCAGCTTCTCAGAATTGCAGCACCGCGTCCTGCGCGATCCGGCCAGCCTCAACGCGCTGCTCGGCTTCCTGACCATCCAGGTGAGCGACCTGTTCCGCGATCCCGAGTACTTCCGCATGATCCGCGAGCAAGTGGTGCCGCATTTACGCACCTGGCCCTCGATCAAGGTTTGGATTGCCGGCTGCGCCAACGGCGAGGAGTTCTACTCGCTCGCCATCCTGTTCCGCGAGGAAGGCCTGGCGGAACGCACGCTGTTCTACTGCACGGACATTAACACCGCCGCGCTCCAGAAGGCCGAGGCAGGCATCTTCGAGATCGACCGCCTTCCCGGCTTTTCGCGCAACTATCGCGAGGCGGGCGGGCGCGGTTCGCTTTCTGACTACTACACCGCCGCGTTCGGCGCGGCGCGGTTCGACCCAACGTTGCGCAAGCGCGCCGTCTTCGCCGACCACAATCTGGCGAGCGATGCGGTTTTCTCCGAGGTTCAGCTGGTGTCCAGCCGCAATGTGCTGATCTACTTCGATCGCCCGCTGCAGGACCGCGCGTTGGGATTGTTCGCCCAGTCGCTGACCCAGGGCGGGTTCCTCGGCCTGGGCTCGAAGGAAACGATCCACTTCTCGCGCCATGCCGAACTCTTTTCCGACTTTGCTCCCGGCGAAAAGATCTACCGCCGCAACACCTTGCCAGCGCGGGAGCCGGCCCTTGCCGAATAG